Proteins encoded by one window of Lycium barbarum isolate Lr01 chromosome 11, ASM1917538v2, whole genome shotgun sequence:
- the LOC132618630 gene encoding uncharacterized protein LOC132618630 isoform X1 — protein MNGLMVRAPIICFSSVKFTQDFHNYLYPSKFFHKRAYPKCNCIRNKDTQIPPEGFSVLKSDNHCDTGSLWSSMAFYLFSVHVPLSFGGLSAVTSILHRSALDPQTEALSLVVLQTLELISVLFLLRRAGKSQYKLRDFFQEKQSTRERNWLLASVLGFGFLVILVFVTSAIADTLIGTKDVNNPILKEILSSGPISITSCILVYCVITPLLEEVVYRGFFLTALSSTMKWQQAVIVSSVVFSAAHFSNENFIQLFIIGLILGCSYCWSGNLRSSIVIHSLYNALTLLITYAS, from the exons ATGAACGGATTAATGGTCCGTGCACCTATAATTTGTTTTTCATCGGTGAAATTTACTCAAGATTTTCATAATTATTTGTACCCTTCCAAGTTTTTCCACAAAAGAGCTTATCCCAAGTGCAATTGCATAAGAAACAAGGATACCCAAATTCCCCCCGAG GGCTTCTCGGTCCTTAAATCAGATAATCATTGTGATACGGGGAGTTTGTGGAGCAGTATGGCTTTCTACCTGTTCAGTGTGCATGTTCCTTTAAGTTTTGGCGGCTTGTCTGCTGTTACCAGCATATTGCATCGTTCAGCTCTTGATCCACAGACCGAG GCATTGTCCTTAGTTGTACTTCAGACGTTAGAGCTTATCAGCGTTCTGTTTCTTTTAAGACGTGCTGGGAAGTCCCAATACAAGCTTCGTGATTTCTTTCAAGAGAAACAATCAACCAGAGAAAGGAACTGGTTACTTGCGTCAGTTCTTGGCTTCGGGTTCCTGGTAATTCTGGTTTTCGTGACATCAGCTATTGCTGACACGTTGATAGGTACTAAG GACGTCAACAATCCAATCTTGAAAGAAATTCTTTCGAGTGGTCCAATATCGATAACATCATGCATCCTGGTCTACTGTGTCATCACCCCCTTGCTAGAAGAAGTTGTCTACAGAGGGTTTTTCTTGACTGCTCTTTCCTCCACAATGAAGTGGCAGCAAGCAGTGATTGTTAGCTCAGTTGTTTTTAGTGCAGCTCACTTCTCTAATGAAAATTTCATACAATTGTTCATCATAGGTTTAATCCTTGGATGCTCTTATTGCTGGAGTGGAAACTTAAGGTCTTCTATTGTAATTCATTCACTATACAATGCTTTAACCTTACTAATAACATATGCATCATGA
- the LOC132618630 gene encoding uncharacterized protein LOC132618630 isoform X2, with translation MDSHEWLVIKQDNHCDTGSLWSSMAFYLFSVHVPLSFGGLSAVTSILHRSALDPQTEALSLVVLQTLELISVLFLLRRAGKSQYKLRDFFQEKQSTRERNWLLASVLGFGFLVILVFVTSAIADTLIGTKDVNNPILKEILSSGPISITSCILVYCVITPLLEEVVYRGFFLTALSSTMKWQQAVIVSSVVFSAAHFSNENFIQLFIIGLILGCSYCWSGNLRSSIVIHSLYNALTLLITYAS, from the exons ATGGATAGTCATGAATGGTTAGTGATTAAGCAAG ATAATCATTGTGATACGGGGAGTTTGTGGAGCAGTATGGCTTTCTACCTGTTCAGTGTGCATGTTCCTTTAAGTTTTGGCGGCTTGTCTGCTGTTACCAGCATATTGCATCGTTCAGCTCTTGATCCACAGACCGAG GCATTGTCCTTAGTTGTACTTCAGACGTTAGAGCTTATCAGCGTTCTGTTTCTTTTAAGACGTGCTGGGAAGTCCCAATACAAGCTTCGTGATTTCTTTCAAGAGAAACAATCAACCAGAGAAAGGAACTGGTTACTTGCGTCAGTTCTTGGCTTCGGGTTCCTGGTAATTCTGGTTTTCGTGACATCAGCTATTGCTGACACGTTGATAGGTACTAAG GACGTCAACAATCCAATCTTGAAAGAAATTCTTTCGAGTGGTCCAATATCGATAACATCATGCATCCTGGTCTACTGTGTCATCACCCCCTTGCTAGAAGAAGTTGTCTACAGAGGGTTTTTCTTGACTGCTCTTTCCTCCACAATGAAGTGGCAGCAAGCAGTGATTGTTAGCTCAGTTGTTTTTAGTGCAGCTCACTTCTCTAATGAAAATTTCATACAATTGTTCATCATAGGTTTAATCCTTGGATGCTCTTATTGCTGGAGTGGAAACTTAAGGTCTTCTATTGTAATTCATTCACTATACAATGCTTTAACCTTACTAATAACATATGCATCATGA
- the LOC132618630 gene encoding uncharacterized protein LOC132618630 isoform X3, translating into MAFYLFSVHVPLSFGGLSAVTSILHRSALDPQTEALSLVVLQTLELISVLFLLRRAGKSQYKLRDFFQEKQSTRERNWLLASVLGFGFLVILVFVTSAIADTLIGTKDVNNPILKEILSSGPISITSCILVYCVITPLLEEVVYRGFFLTALSSTMKWQQAVIVSSVVFSAAHFSNENFIQLFIIGLILGCSYCWSGNLRSSIVIHSLYNALTLLITYAS; encoded by the exons ATGGCTTTCTACCTGTTCAGTGTGCATGTTCCTTTAAGTTTTGGCGGCTTGTCTGCTGTTACCAGCATATTGCATCGTTCAGCTCTTGATCCACAGACCGAG GCATTGTCCTTAGTTGTACTTCAGACGTTAGAGCTTATCAGCGTTCTGTTTCTTTTAAGACGTGCTGGGAAGTCCCAATACAAGCTTCGTGATTTCTTTCAAGAGAAACAATCAACCAGAGAAAGGAACTGGTTACTTGCGTCAGTTCTTGGCTTCGGGTTCCTGGTAATTCTGGTTTTCGTGACATCAGCTATTGCTGACACGTTGATAGGTACTAAG GACGTCAACAATCCAATCTTGAAAGAAATTCTTTCGAGTGGTCCAATATCGATAACATCATGCATCCTGGTCTACTGTGTCATCACCCCCTTGCTAGAAGAAGTTGTCTACAGAGGGTTTTTCTTGACTGCTCTTTCCTCCACAATGAAGTGGCAGCAAGCAGTGATTGTTAGCTCAGTTGTTTTTAGTGCAGCTCACTTCTCTAATGAAAATTTCATACAATTGTTCATCATAGGTTTAATCCTTGGATGCTCTTATTGCTGGAGTGGAAACTTAAGGTCTTCTATTGTAATTCATTCACTATACAATGCTTTAACCTTACTAATAACATATGCATCATGA